The Dendropsophus ebraccatus isolate aDenEbr1 chromosome 3, aDenEbr1.pat, whole genome shotgun sequence genome includes a region encoding these proteins:
- the LOC138786625 gene encoding zinc finger protein 420-like — translation MERDRDKMAERIITLTLHILFLLTGEDYTVVKKSSSGRCGAPGCEGWGRTLSPIPGPLIHEEMEEEKILEVTNKMVELLSGEVPIRCQDVAVYFSMEEWEYVEGHKDQYKDVMLEDQQPLPSAVRSSKRTAPERCPRPLLPQDQDQVDGDVPYDLYIPPDFSYCLMTLQYFSHILRIRGKMGTILMLQRQMTAVMSSIRRKLLEGRNADEEETEETDDSSDEQYKEKITGGKKLNCFNATDIRVNQEADEEETDDSSDEQYKEDISFGKNLNYMNATDIRAKEEEETDDSSDEQYKEEVTGGKKLNCFNATDIRVKEEADEEGTDDSSDEQYKEDITTGNRPDDSTRSSGGHQISSEDHITQDTYEEPSTIPDTPSAPHSKDLSSHPVIQVPSSAPSQQADIYREDDEHQRENTGKTQVSCSQCKKIFALKKYLKGHQKIHTGEKPFSCSECEKCFTLKSNVLKHHKIHTGKKQFSCSECGKCFSCKSSQLKHQKHHTGEKPFSCSECGKCFIQKSDLVKHQRIHTGEKPFSCSECGKCFIQKSHLFRHQKFHTGEKPLSCSECGKCFIQKSDFFTHQKIHTGENLFSCSECGKCFIHKSVLVKHEKIHTGEKPFSCSECGKCFIHKADLVKHQRIHTGEKPFSCSECKKCFTQKSDLVNHQRIHTGEKPFSCSECEKCFGRKSHLLEHQKNSHWEKPFSCSECGKCFIQKSDLVRHQKIHTGEKPFSCSECEKCFSHKSGFLKHQKIHTGEKPFSCSECEKCFGRKSHLLEHKKNSHGEKLFSCSECGKCFIQKSDLVRHQKIHTGEKAFSCLECKKCFTHKANLVRHQKIHTGAKPFSCSECGKCFILKSQLFSHQKIHTGEKPFSCSECEKCFSHKSSFLKHQKIHTGEKPFSCSECGKCFIDKSDLVKHQRIHTGEKPFSCLECKKCFTQKPSLVKHQRIHTGEKPFSCSECEKCFGRKSRLLEHQKKSHGEKPFSYSECGK, via the exons atggagagagacagagacaagatggccgagaggataataaccctcaccctacacatactcttcctgcttactggggag gattacacagtagtgaagaagtcctctagtgggcgctgtggggcccctgggtgtgaaggatggggaagaaccctgagcccaatcccggggcccctgatacatgaggaaatggaggaagagaagattcTAGAAGttaccaacaagatggtggagctgctgagtggagag gttcctataaggtgtcaggacgtggctgtctatttctccatggaggagtgggagtatgtagaaggacacaaggatcagtacaaggatgtgatgctggaggatcagcagcccctcccatcagcag tcagatccagtaagagaacagcaccagagagatgtccccgtcctcttctcccacaggatcaggatcaggtagatggagatgttccctatgatctgtacatcccacctgacttctcctactgtctgatgactttacaatatttctctcacatcttacgaatcagggggaagatgggaacaatattaatgctccagagacagatgacagcagtgatgagcagtataaggagaaaATTACTGGAGGGAAGAAAC GCGGATGAAGAAGagacagaagagacagatgacagcagtgatgagcagtataaggagaaaATTACTGGAGGGAAGAAACTGAACTGTTTTAATGCTACAGACATTAGGGTAAACCAAGAGGCGgatgaagaagagacagatgacagcagtgatgagcagtataaggaggacatttcTTTTGGGAAGAATCTGAACTATATGAATGCTACAGACATAAGagcaaaagaagaagaagagacagatgacagcagtgatgagcagtataaggaggaagtTACTGGAGGGAAGAAACTGAACTGTTTTAATGCTACAGACATTAGGGTAAAGGAAGAGGCGGATGAAGAagggacagatgacagcagtgatgagcagtataaggaggacatcactacaggtaaccgcccag atgattctaccaggagctcagggggacatcagatctcctcagaggatcatatcacacaagatacatatgaggagccatctactatcccagatacaccctcagcccctcacagcaaagatctctcatctcatcctgttatacaagtcccatcttctgctccatcacagcaagctgacatttacagagaagacgatgaacatcaaagagaaaatacaggaaagACTCAGGTTTCATGTTCACAATGTAAAAAGATCTTTGCTCTTAAAAAATATCTAAAGGgacatcagaaaattcacacaggggagaaaccattttcatgctcagaatgtgaaaaatgttttactctGAAATCAAATGTTCTCAAACATCATAAAATTCACACAGGGAAAAAgcaattttcatgttcagaatgtgggaagtgtttttctTGCAAGTCAAGTCAACTTAAACATCAAAAacatcacacaggggagaagccattttcatgttcagaatgtgggaaatgttttattcagaaatcagatcttgttaaacatcaaagaattcacactggagagaagccattttcatgttcagaatgtgggaaatgttttattcagaaatcacATCTTTTTCGTCATCAAAaatttcacacaggggagaagccactttcatgttcagaatgtgggaaatgttttattcagaaatcagatttttttactCATCAAAAAATACACACAGGGGAGAAtctattttcatgttcagaatgtgggaaatgttttattcataaATCAGTTCTTGTTAAACATGAAAaaattcacactggagagaagccattttcatgttcagaatgtgggaaatgttttattcataaagcagatcttgttaaacatcaaagaattcacactggagagaagccattttcatgttcagaatgtaagaaatgttttactcagaaatcagatcttgttaaccatcaaagaattcacacaggagagaagccattttcatgttcagaatgtgagaaatgttttggtCGCAAATCACATCTTCTTGAACATCAAAAAAATTCACActgggagaagccattttcatgttcagaatgtgggaaatgttttattcagaaatcagatcttgttagacatcaaaaaattcacactggagagaagccattttcatgttcagaatgtgagaaatgttttagccACAAATCAGGTTTTCTTAAACATCAAAAAatacacacaggggagaagccattttcatgttcagaatgtgagaaatgttttggtCGCAAATCACATCTtcttgaacataaaaaaaattcacacgGGGAGAAGCtattttcttgttcagaatgtgggaaatgttttattcagaaatcagatcttgttagacatcaaaaaattcacactggagagaaggcattttcatgtttagaatgtaagAAATGTTTTACTCACAAAGCAAATCTTGTtagacatcaaaaaattcacacaggagcgaagccattttcatgttcagaatgtgggaaatgttttattttgaaATCACAACTTTTTagtcatcaaaaaattcacactggggagaagccattttcttgttcagaatgtgagaaatgttttagccACAAATCAAGTTTTCTTAAACATCAAAAAatacacacaggggagaagccattttcatgttcagaatgtgggaaatgttttattgataaatcagatcttgttaaacatcaaagaattcacactggagagaagccattttcatgtttagaatgtaagaaatgttttactcagaaaccaagtcttgttaaacatcaaagaattcacacaggagagaagccattttcatgttcagaatgtgagaaatgttttggtCGCAAATCACGTCTTCTTGAACATCAAAAAAAATCAcacggggagaagccattttcatattcagaatgtggtaaataa